A DNA window from Castanea sativa cultivar Marrone di Chiusa Pesio chromosome 7, ASM4071231v1 contains the following coding sequences:
- the LOC142643406 gene encoding respiratory burst oxidase homolog protein E isoform X1, with amino-acid sequence MRLSASSGSSSKRSNYSRSFDLPEDDLDGSTTICGGGGGAMLPIFLNGLGRQSNNSQDLVEVTLELEDDSLVVCSVTPTRDELQPPPRLERNLSITSRIRRKFPWLRSSSSNASETASEDEAAAAAAAEEENTIMSARDARRMKASLQRSGSNAQQALKGLRFISKSTSTRACDSEELWRKVESRFRKLAKDGLLSREDFGECIGMVDSKEFAVGIFDALARRRRQKIARITKDELRDFWLQISDQSFDARLQIFFDMADSNEDGRITREEIQELIMLSASANKLSKLKEQAEDYASLIMEELDPEKLGYIELWQLETLLLQRDNYMNYSRPLSTASVGWSQNLGSFRPKNVMRRVTGTVRTHILENWQRGWILMLWFFVMAGLFAWKFNQYRNRAAFQVMGYCVATAKGAAETLKLNMALILLPVCRNTLTWLRSTRARSLIPFDDNINFHKTIACAIAIGIFIHAGTHLACDFPRIINSSPEGFALIASDFGNTRPTYKGLLSGVEGVTGIAMVVLMAIAFTLATRGFRRNLVKLPAPFNRLTGFNAFWYSHHLLGLVYILLLVHGTCLFLTQEWDQKTAWMYISVPLLLYIAERSLRTCRSEHYSVKVLKVSVLPGNVFSLVMSKPQGFMYESGQYIFLQCPTISPFEWHPFSITSAPGDDYLSVHIRIVGDWTQELKRIFTEGTHLPPSIIGPAKLSTLLRQKEQTSQPRLLVDGPYGAPAQYYKNYDVLLLVGLGIGATPFISILRDLLNNTTEEQQDSTTETSRSDDSLNSFTSSNVTPGSGNKKLQRVKSAHFYWVTREPGSFEWFKGVMDQVAEMDHKGQIELHNYLTSVYEEHDARSTLITMVQALNHAKHGVDILSGTRVRTHFARPNWKEVFAKIASKHPYATVGVFYCGLPVLAKELKKLCHDLSHKTSTRFEFHKEYF; translated from the exons ATGAGGTTATCGGCGTCGTCGGGATCGTCGTCGAAGCGATCCAATTACAGCCGGTCATTCGACCTGCCGGAGGACGATCTCGACGGCTCCACCACCATCTGTGGCGGCGGCGGCGGAGCAATGCTGCCGATATTTCTCAACGGACTCGGACGACAGAGCAATAATTCGCAAGACTTAGTTGAAGTGACGCTAGAGCTCGAAGACGACTCGCTCGTCGTGTGCAGCGTAACTCCGACGAGAGACGAGTTGCAGCCGCCGCCGCGACTGGAGAGGAACCTGTCGATCACGTCGAGGATTCGCCGGAAATTCCCGTGGTTGAGATCTTCTTCGTCTAACGCGTCGGAAACTGCTTCGGAGGATGAGGCGGCGGCGGCCGCAGCAGCAGAGGAGGAGAACACGATCATGTCGGCTCGCGATGCTCGAAGAATGAAAGCGAGTCTTCAACGATCGGGATCGAACGCGCAGCAAGCTCTCAAAGGACTCAGATTCATCAGCAAAAGTACAAGCACTAGAGCTTGCGATTCCGAAGAGTTATGGAGAAAAGTTGAGTCCAGGTTTCGCAAACTCGCCAAGGACGGTTTGCTTTCTCGAGAAGATTTCGGCGAATGTATAG GTATGGTTGACTCGAAAGAATTTGCGGTTGGGATATTCGATGCATTGGCACGGAGGAGGAGACAAAAGATAGCGAGGATAACGAAAGATGAGCTACGCGATTTCTGGTTACAGATTTCGGACCAGAGTTTCGACGCGCGACTTCAGATTTTCTTTGACAT GGCGGATAGCAATGAGGACGGAAGAATTACAAGGGAGGAGATTCAAGAG CTTATAATGCTCAGTGCTTCTGCAAACAAGCTATCCAAGTTGAAAGAACAGGCTGAAGACTACGCTTCGTTGATAATGGAAGAACTAGATCCAGAAAAACTAGGATATATTGAG TTATGGCAGTTAGAAACGCTGCTCCTACAAAGAGACAATTACATGAACTATAGCAGACCACTGAGCACAGCAAGTGTAGGCTGGAGTCAGAACCTTGGTTCCTTCAGACCCAAGAATGTGATGCGAAGAGTAACCGGAACAGTAAGGACTCACATACTAGAGAATTGGCAGAGAGGCTGGATTTTGATGCTGTGGTTCTTTGTCATGGCTGGCCTTTTCGCCTGGAAATTCAACCAATATAGAAATAGAGCAGCATTTCAAGTCATGGGCTATTGCGTGGCAACTGCAAAAGGGGCTGCCGAGACTCTGAAACTCAACATGGCTCTCATCCTCTTACCAGTTTGTCGAAACACTCTCACATGGCTTCGGTCCACAAGAGCCAGGTCCTTAATCCCCTTTGACGACAacattaatttccacaag ACGATTGCATGTGCTATAGCCATTGGAATCTTCATTCATGCGGGAACCCATCTAGCATGTGACTTTCCTCGCATTATAAACTCATCTCCAGAAGGTTTTGCCTTGATAGCTTCCGATTTCGGAAACACAAGACCCACATACAAAGGCCTCTTGAGTGGGGTTGAAGGGGTGACTGGGATTGCTATGGTGGTCTTAATGGCTATCGCTTTCACATTAGCAACACGAGGCTTCCGGAGAAATCTGGTGAAGCTGCCTGCACCATTTAACAGATTGACGGGGTTTAATGCATTCTGGTACTCTCATCACCTTCTTGGTCTTGTCTATATTTTGCTACTTGTTCATGGAACTTGCTTGTTCTTGACGCAAGAGTGGGATCAAAAAACG GCATGGATGTACATCTCTGTTCCATTGTTGCTCTACATAGCAGAGCGGAGTCTGCGAACATGTAGATCAGAGCATTATTCAGTTAAAGTATTAAAG GTTTCAGTACTACCAGGAAATGTTTTTAGTTTAGTCATGTCCAAGCCTCAGGGATTTATGTACGAAAGTGGGCAATACATATTTCTACAATGCCCAACAATCTCTCCATTTGAATG GCATCCATTTTCCATCACTTCAGCACCAGGAGATGACTACCTAAGTGTTCACATCCGGATAGTAGGCGACTGGACACAAGAATTGAAGCGAATTTTCACAGAGGGTACTCATTTACCACCATCTATTATTGGTCCAGCCAAACTAAGTACTCTACTCAGGCAAAAGGAGCAGACAAG CCAACCGAGACTGCTAGTTGATGGACCATATGGGGCTCCAGCACAGTACTACAAAAATTATGATGTCTTGCTCCTAGTTGGACTTGGAATTGGAGCTACTCCTTTTATAAGCATCCTTAGAGATCTTCTAAACAATACAACAGAAGAACAGCAG GATTCAACCACAGAAACGAGTAGATCAGATGACAGCCTTAATAGCTTTACATCTTCAAATGTGACACCAGGAAGCGGAAACAAGAAGTTGCAGAGGGTCAAAAGTGCTCATTTCTACTGGGTTACCAGGGAACCTGGATCATTTGAATGGTTTAAAGGAGTCATGGACCAAGTAGCAGAAATGGATCACAAA GGTCAAATTGAGCTGCACAACTACCTTACAAGTGTTTATGAAGAGCATGATGCAAGATCAACCCTGATCACAATGGTTCAAGCTCTGAACCATGCTAAACATGGTGTTGACATTCTATCTGGCACCCGA GTAAGGACGCACTTTGCTAGGCCTAATTGGAAAGAAGTATTCGCTAAAATAGCTTCAAAGCATCCATACGCAACAGTAG GGGTTTTCTACTGTGGGTTGCCAGTTTTGGCAAAGGAACTGAAGAAGCTATGTCACGACCTCAGTCACAAGACCTCTACACGCTTTGAGTTTCACAAGGAATATTTCTGA
- the LOC142643406 gene encoding respiratory burst oxidase homolog protein E isoform X2: MRLSASSGSSSKRSNYSRSFDLPEDDLDGSTTICGGGGGAMLPIFLNGLGRQSNNSQDLVEVTLELEDDSLVVCSVTPTRDELQPPPRLERNLSITSRIRRKFPWLRSSSSNASETASEDEAAAAAAAEEENTIMSARDARRMKASLQRSGSNAQQALKGLRFISKSTSTRACDSEELWRKVESRFRKLAKDGLLSREDFGECIEFAVGIFDALARRRRQKIARITKDELRDFWLQISDQSFDARLQIFFDMADSNEDGRITREEIQELIMLSASANKLSKLKEQAEDYASLIMEELDPEKLGYIELWQLETLLLQRDNYMNYSRPLSTASVGWSQNLGSFRPKNVMRRVTGTVRTHILENWQRGWILMLWFFVMAGLFAWKFNQYRNRAAFQVMGYCVATAKGAAETLKLNMALILLPVCRNTLTWLRSTRARSLIPFDDNINFHKTIACAIAIGIFIHAGTHLACDFPRIINSSPEGFALIASDFGNTRPTYKGLLSGVEGVTGIAMVVLMAIAFTLATRGFRRNLVKLPAPFNRLTGFNAFWYSHHLLGLVYILLLVHGTCLFLTQEWDQKTAWMYISVPLLLYIAERSLRTCRSEHYSVKVLKVSVLPGNVFSLVMSKPQGFMYESGQYIFLQCPTISPFEWHPFSITSAPGDDYLSVHIRIVGDWTQELKRIFTEGTHLPPSIIGPAKLSTLLRQKEQTSQPRLLVDGPYGAPAQYYKNYDVLLLVGLGIGATPFISILRDLLNNTTEEQQDSTTETSRSDDSLNSFTSSNVTPGSGNKKLQRVKSAHFYWVTREPGSFEWFKGVMDQVAEMDHKGQIELHNYLTSVYEEHDARSTLITMVQALNHAKHGVDILSGTRVRTHFARPNWKEVFAKIASKHPYATVGVFYCGLPVLAKELKKLCHDLSHKTSTRFEFHKEYF, encoded by the exons ATGAGGTTATCGGCGTCGTCGGGATCGTCGTCGAAGCGATCCAATTACAGCCGGTCATTCGACCTGCCGGAGGACGATCTCGACGGCTCCACCACCATCTGTGGCGGCGGCGGCGGAGCAATGCTGCCGATATTTCTCAACGGACTCGGACGACAGAGCAATAATTCGCAAGACTTAGTTGAAGTGACGCTAGAGCTCGAAGACGACTCGCTCGTCGTGTGCAGCGTAACTCCGACGAGAGACGAGTTGCAGCCGCCGCCGCGACTGGAGAGGAACCTGTCGATCACGTCGAGGATTCGCCGGAAATTCCCGTGGTTGAGATCTTCTTCGTCTAACGCGTCGGAAACTGCTTCGGAGGATGAGGCGGCGGCGGCCGCAGCAGCAGAGGAGGAGAACACGATCATGTCGGCTCGCGATGCTCGAAGAATGAAAGCGAGTCTTCAACGATCGGGATCGAACGCGCAGCAAGCTCTCAAAGGACTCAGATTCATCAGCAAAAGTACAAGCACTAGAGCTTGCGATTCCGAAGAGTTATGGAGAAAAGTTGAGTCCAGGTTTCGCAAACTCGCCAAGGACGGTTTGCTTTCTCGAGAAGATTTCGGCGAATGTATAG AATTTGCGGTTGGGATATTCGATGCATTGGCACGGAGGAGGAGACAAAAGATAGCGAGGATAACGAAAGATGAGCTACGCGATTTCTGGTTACAGATTTCGGACCAGAGTTTCGACGCGCGACTTCAGATTTTCTTTGACAT GGCGGATAGCAATGAGGACGGAAGAATTACAAGGGAGGAGATTCAAGAG CTTATAATGCTCAGTGCTTCTGCAAACAAGCTATCCAAGTTGAAAGAACAGGCTGAAGACTACGCTTCGTTGATAATGGAAGAACTAGATCCAGAAAAACTAGGATATATTGAG TTATGGCAGTTAGAAACGCTGCTCCTACAAAGAGACAATTACATGAACTATAGCAGACCACTGAGCACAGCAAGTGTAGGCTGGAGTCAGAACCTTGGTTCCTTCAGACCCAAGAATGTGATGCGAAGAGTAACCGGAACAGTAAGGACTCACATACTAGAGAATTGGCAGAGAGGCTGGATTTTGATGCTGTGGTTCTTTGTCATGGCTGGCCTTTTCGCCTGGAAATTCAACCAATATAGAAATAGAGCAGCATTTCAAGTCATGGGCTATTGCGTGGCAACTGCAAAAGGGGCTGCCGAGACTCTGAAACTCAACATGGCTCTCATCCTCTTACCAGTTTGTCGAAACACTCTCACATGGCTTCGGTCCACAAGAGCCAGGTCCTTAATCCCCTTTGACGACAacattaatttccacaag ACGATTGCATGTGCTATAGCCATTGGAATCTTCATTCATGCGGGAACCCATCTAGCATGTGACTTTCCTCGCATTATAAACTCATCTCCAGAAGGTTTTGCCTTGATAGCTTCCGATTTCGGAAACACAAGACCCACATACAAAGGCCTCTTGAGTGGGGTTGAAGGGGTGACTGGGATTGCTATGGTGGTCTTAATGGCTATCGCTTTCACATTAGCAACACGAGGCTTCCGGAGAAATCTGGTGAAGCTGCCTGCACCATTTAACAGATTGACGGGGTTTAATGCATTCTGGTACTCTCATCACCTTCTTGGTCTTGTCTATATTTTGCTACTTGTTCATGGAACTTGCTTGTTCTTGACGCAAGAGTGGGATCAAAAAACG GCATGGATGTACATCTCTGTTCCATTGTTGCTCTACATAGCAGAGCGGAGTCTGCGAACATGTAGATCAGAGCATTATTCAGTTAAAGTATTAAAG GTTTCAGTACTACCAGGAAATGTTTTTAGTTTAGTCATGTCCAAGCCTCAGGGATTTATGTACGAAAGTGGGCAATACATATTTCTACAATGCCCAACAATCTCTCCATTTGAATG GCATCCATTTTCCATCACTTCAGCACCAGGAGATGACTACCTAAGTGTTCACATCCGGATAGTAGGCGACTGGACACAAGAATTGAAGCGAATTTTCACAGAGGGTACTCATTTACCACCATCTATTATTGGTCCAGCCAAACTAAGTACTCTACTCAGGCAAAAGGAGCAGACAAG CCAACCGAGACTGCTAGTTGATGGACCATATGGGGCTCCAGCACAGTACTACAAAAATTATGATGTCTTGCTCCTAGTTGGACTTGGAATTGGAGCTACTCCTTTTATAAGCATCCTTAGAGATCTTCTAAACAATACAACAGAAGAACAGCAG GATTCAACCACAGAAACGAGTAGATCAGATGACAGCCTTAATAGCTTTACATCTTCAAATGTGACACCAGGAAGCGGAAACAAGAAGTTGCAGAGGGTCAAAAGTGCTCATTTCTACTGGGTTACCAGGGAACCTGGATCATTTGAATGGTTTAAAGGAGTCATGGACCAAGTAGCAGAAATGGATCACAAA GGTCAAATTGAGCTGCACAACTACCTTACAAGTGTTTATGAAGAGCATGATGCAAGATCAACCCTGATCACAATGGTTCAAGCTCTGAACCATGCTAAACATGGTGTTGACATTCTATCTGGCACCCGA GTAAGGACGCACTTTGCTAGGCCTAATTGGAAAGAAGTATTCGCTAAAATAGCTTCAAAGCATCCATACGCAACAGTAG GGGTTTTCTACTGTGGGTTGCCAGTTTTGGCAAAGGAACTGAAGAAGCTATGTCACGACCTCAGTCACAAGACCTCTACACGCTTTGAGTTTCACAAGGAATATTTCTGA
- the LOC142643406 gene encoding respiratory burst oxidase homolog protein E isoform X3, translated as MRLSASSGSSSKRSNYSRSFDLPEDDLDGSTTICGGGGGAMLPIFLNGLGRQSNNSQDLVEVTLELEDDSLVVCSVTPTRDELQPPPRLERNLSITSRIRRKFPWLRSSSSNASETASEDEAAAAAAAEEENTIMSARDARRMKASLQRSGSNAQQALKGLRFISKSTSTRACDSEELWRKVESRFRKLAKDGLLSREDFGECIGMVDSKEFAVGIFDALARRRRQKIARITKDELRDFWLQISDQSFDARLQIFFDMADSNEDGRITREEIQELIMLSASANKLSKLKEQAEDYASLIMEELDPEKLGYIELWQLETLLLQRDNYMNYSRPLSTASVGWSQNLGSFRPKNVMRRVTGTVRTHILENWQRGWILMLWFFVMAGLFAWKFNQYRNRAAFQVMGYCVATAKGAAETLKLNMALILLPVCRNTLTWLRSTRARSLIPFDDNINFHKTIACAIAIGIFIHAGTHLACDFPRIINSSPEGFALIASDFGNTRPTYKGLLSGVEGVTGIAMVVLMAIAFTLATRGFRRNLVKLPAPFNRLTGFNAFWYSHHLLGLVYILLLVHGTCLFLTQEWDQKTAWMYISVPLLLYIAERSLRTCRSEHYSVKVLKVSVLPGNVFSLVMSKPQGFMYESGQYIFLQCPTISPFEWHPFSITSAPGDDYLSVHIRIVGDWTQELKRIFTEGTHLPPSIIGPAKLSTLLRQKEQTSQPRLLVDGPYGAPAQYYKNYDVLLLVGLGIGATPFISILRDLLNNTTEEQQEFEFLTHC; from the exons ATGAGGTTATCGGCGTCGTCGGGATCGTCGTCGAAGCGATCCAATTACAGCCGGTCATTCGACCTGCCGGAGGACGATCTCGACGGCTCCACCACCATCTGTGGCGGCGGCGGCGGAGCAATGCTGCCGATATTTCTCAACGGACTCGGACGACAGAGCAATAATTCGCAAGACTTAGTTGAAGTGACGCTAGAGCTCGAAGACGACTCGCTCGTCGTGTGCAGCGTAACTCCGACGAGAGACGAGTTGCAGCCGCCGCCGCGACTGGAGAGGAACCTGTCGATCACGTCGAGGATTCGCCGGAAATTCCCGTGGTTGAGATCTTCTTCGTCTAACGCGTCGGAAACTGCTTCGGAGGATGAGGCGGCGGCGGCCGCAGCAGCAGAGGAGGAGAACACGATCATGTCGGCTCGCGATGCTCGAAGAATGAAAGCGAGTCTTCAACGATCGGGATCGAACGCGCAGCAAGCTCTCAAAGGACTCAGATTCATCAGCAAAAGTACAAGCACTAGAGCTTGCGATTCCGAAGAGTTATGGAGAAAAGTTGAGTCCAGGTTTCGCAAACTCGCCAAGGACGGTTTGCTTTCTCGAGAAGATTTCGGCGAATGTATAG GTATGGTTGACTCGAAAGAATTTGCGGTTGGGATATTCGATGCATTGGCACGGAGGAGGAGACAAAAGATAGCGAGGATAACGAAAGATGAGCTACGCGATTTCTGGTTACAGATTTCGGACCAGAGTTTCGACGCGCGACTTCAGATTTTCTTTGACAT GGCGGATAGCAATGAGGACGGAAGAATTACAAGGGAGGAGATTCAAGAG CTTATAATGCTCAGTGCTTCTGCAAACAAGCTATCCAAGTTGAAAGAACAGGCTGAAGACTACGCTTCGTTGATAATGGAAGAACTAGATCCAGAAAAACTAGGATATATTGAG TTATGGCAGTTAGAAACGCTGCTCCTACAAAGAGACAATTACATGAACTATAGCAGACCACTGAGCACAGCAAGTGTAGGCTGGAGTCAGAACCTTGGTTCCTTCAGACCCAAGAATGTGATGCGAAGAGTAACCGGAACAGTAAGGACTCACATACTAGAGAATTGGCAGAGAGGCTGGATTTTGATGCTGTGGTTCTTTGTCATGGCTGGCCTTTTCGCCTGGAAATTCAACCAATATAGAAATAGAGCAGCATTTCAAGTCATGGGCTATTGCGTGGCAACTGCAAAAGGGGCTGCCGAGACTCTGAAACTCAACATGGCTCTCATCCTCTTACCAGTTTGTCGAAACACTCTCACATGGCTTCGGTCCACAAGAGCCAGGTCCTTAATCCCCTTTGACGACAacattaatttccacaag ACGATTGCATGTGCTATAGCCATTGGAATCTTCATTCATGCGGGAACCCATCTAGCATGTGACTTTCCTCGCATTATAAACTCATCTCCAGAAGGTTTTGCCTTGATAGCTTCCGATTTCGGAAACACAAGACCCACATACAAAGGCCTCTTGAGTGGGGTTGAAGGGGTGACTGGGATTGCTATGGTGGTCTTAATGGCTATCGCTTTCACATTAGCAACACGAGGCTTCCGGAGAAATCTGGTGAAGCTGCCTGCACCATTTAACAGATTGACGGGGTTTAATGCATTCTGGTACTCTCATCACCTTCTTGGTCTTGTCTATATTTTGCTACTTGTTCATGGAACTTGCTTGTTCTTGACGCAAGAGTGGGATCAAAAAACG GCATGGATGTACATCTCTGTTCCATTGTTGCTCTACATAGCAGAGCGGAGTCTGCGAACATGTAGATCAGAGCATTATTCAGTTAAAGTATTAAAG GTTTCAGTACTACCAGGAAATGTTTTTAGTTTAGTCATGTCCAAGCCTCAGGGATTTATGTACGAAAGTGGGCAATACATATTTCTACAATGCCCAACAATCTCTCCATTTGAATG GCATCCATTTTCCATCACTTCAGCACCAGGAGATGACTACCTAAGTGTTCACATCCGGATAGTAGGCGACTGGACACAAGAATTGAAGCGAATTTTCACAGAGGGTACTCATTTACCACCATCTATTATTGGTCCAGCCAAACTAAGTACTCTACTCAGGCAAAAGGAGCAGACAAG CCAACCGAGACTGCTAGTTGATGGACCATATGGGGCTCCAGCACAGTACTACAAAAATTATGATGTCTTGCTCCTAGTTGGACTTGGAATTGGAGCTACTCCTTTTATAAGCATCCTTAGAGATCTTCTAAACAATACAACAGAAGAACAGCAG GAATTTGAGTTTTTGACCCACTGTTGA